In the Holophagales bacterium genome, one interval contains:
- a CDS encoding fatty acid desaturase → MKAGHYHRSIGDLKQRLSAAVPHETLKRLHGKDPVLHFAVVFRQALVFAGAFAAGWSVESLWVRIPAAVVLGFCVFDGTILLHEVVHRAVFRNDRPLAHRLLGLLYALPSGISPTQFTRWHLDHHAELGSADDDPKRAHLSPKKNARWLKLLYATPALFPIYFRAARRETASYPEALRRTIALERLAATGLHLGVAAAIGFLGGWERLVWLWAVPVFLVFPPAFTLNRLGQHYDVVPHEPAKWGTRMARSRFWDVVYLWSSYHLEHHYFPTVPFYRLRELNAALTPFFEREGVRERRYRELLLDWFVRNRAPHTDWSAETRPAHSGAPRG, encoded by the coding sequence ATGAAGGCCGGGCACTACCACCGTTCGATCGGCGACCTGAAGCAGCGGCTCTCCGCTGCGGTGCCGCACGAGACCCTGAAAAGGCTGCACGGGAAGGACCCCGTCCTCCACTTCGCCGTCGTCTTCCGCCAGGCGCTCGTCTTCGCGGGAGCCTTCGCCGCTGGCTGGAGCGTGGAGAGCCTCTGGGTCCGGATTCCGGCCGCGGTGGTCCTCGGGTTCTGCGTCTTCGACGGGACGATCCTCCTCCACGAGGTCGTCCACCGGGCGGTGTTTCGCAACGACCGCCCCCTCGCCCACCGCCTCCTGGGCCTTCTCTACGCCCTTCCGTCGGGGATCTCGCCCACGCAGTTCACCCGCTGGCACCTCGACCACCACGCCGAGCTCGGCTCGGCAGACGACGACCCGAAGCGGGCCCACCTCTCGCCGAAGAAGAACGCGCGCTGGCTGAAGCTCCTCTACGCCACGCCCGCCCTCTTCCCCATCTACTTCCGGGCGGCGCGGCGGGAGACGGCCTCCTACCCGGAGGCGCTGCGCCGGACGATCGCCCTCGAGCGGCTGGCCGCCACCGGCCTCCACCTCGGCGTGGCGGCCGCGATCGGCTTCCTGGGCGGCTGGGAGCGGCTCGTCTGGCTCTGGGCCGTCCCGGTCTTTCTCGTCTTCCCCCCCGCCTTCACTCTGAACCGGCTCGGCCAGCACTACGACGTCGTCCCCCACGAGCCGGCGAAGTGGGGTACGCGGATGGCCCGCTCGCGCTTCTGGGACGTCGTCTACCTCTGGTCGAGCTACCACCTCGAGCACCACTACTTCCCCACGGTCCCCTTCTACCGCCTCCGGGAGCTGAACGCCGCGCTGACCCCGTTCTTCGAGCGCGAGGGGGTGCGCGAGAGGCGGTACCGGGAGCTTCTGCTCGACTGGTTCGTCAGGAACCGGGCGCCCCACACCGACTGGAGCGCCGAGACCCGGCCCGCGCATTCCGGGGCGCCCAGGGGGTAG
- a CDS encoding ATP-binding protein, whose protein sequence is MADARVLPSWAEDLRRRYLRNEAVLFILHGNVHDLVLVDGALKPLTEFLTEVFWKDVRDTIAVYNLATGVRFVKKAKEAEAQAELMREAPREKALGGLERLLVTSRKVGVVVEYAETIAPAGDASFQGDLDRASIVTLHRWSFLPQIEKQDNVVLLVAENLAELSPKLVSNPKVAVVDVPMPDRETRRAAARIVDSRLTEKEAERYADLTAGLKLLQIEAILAPPPPAEEDRSEREAFIAGLLGTAADAAERAKKLSQLTSGLTRDEIRALLAPGAADPAATAAADAADRARKEVDRLISRRKREILERECFGLVEFVEPQHDFSVVGGMEEVKKDLLVLADNIREGRRSRVPMGMLFTGPMGTGKTFVAEAFAKECGLPTIKLKNFRSKWVGATEGNLERILTVIKAIGQVVVIIDEGDRAFGNTDGEGDGGTSSRVIARIKEFMSDTSNRGRILFLVMTNRPDKLDVDLKRAGRLDRKIPFLYSQTPPEVEAVAKALVKKNRLKSDVDLSTIRDTFSAKLVGYSNADVEAVVLMANDDAARESGGDASVTAAHFEKAAADYFPSRDAELLEYMELLAVFEASSRRLLPAKYAHMTPEELDLRLRLLRATVGTRR, encoded by the coding sequence ATGGCCGACGCCCGCGTCCTCCCTTCCTGGGCCGAAGACCTCCGCCGCCGCTACCTGCGCAACGAGGCGGTCCTCTTCATCCTCCACGGAAACGTCCACGACCTCGTCCTCGTCGACGGCGCGCTCAAGCCGCTGACCGAGTTCCTCACCGAGGTCTTCTGGAAGGACGTGAGAGACACGATCGCGGTCTACAACCTGGCGACCGGCGTCCGCTTCGTGAAGAAGGCGAAGGAGGCGGAGGCGCAGGCCGAGCTGATGCGCGAGGCGCCGCGCGAGAAGGCCCTCGGGGGGCTGGAACGGCTCCTCGTCACGTCGCGGAAGGTGGGCGTCGTCGTCGAGTACGCCGAGACGATCGCCCCGGCGGGGGACGCGTCGTTCCAGGGGGACCTCGACCGCGCCTCCATCGTCACGCTCCATCGCTGGTCGTTCCTCCCGCAGATCGAGAAGCAGGACAACGTCGTCCTCCTCGTCGCCGAGAACCTCGCCGAGCTCTCCCCGAAGCTCGTCTCGAACCCGAAGGTCGCCGTCGTCGACGTCCCGATGCCGGACCGCGAGACCCGCCGCGCGGCGGCCCGGATCGTCGACTCCCGCCTCACCGAGAAGGAGGCCGAGCGCTACGCAGACCTGACCGCCGGGCTGAAGCTCCTCCAGATCGAGGCGATCCTCGCGCCGCCGCCGCCCGCCGAGGAGGACCGCTCCGAGCGGGAGGCCTTCATCGCAGGCCTCCTCGGCACCGCCGCCGACGCCGCCGAGCGGGCGAAGAAGCTCTCGCAGCTCACCTCGGGCCTGACGCGCGACGAGATCCGCGCCCTCCTCGCCCCCGGCGCCGCCGACCCGGCCGCCACGGCCGCCGCGGACGCCGCCGACCGGGCCCGCAAGGAGGTCGACCGCCTCATCTCGCGCAGGAAGCGCGAGATCCTCGAGCGGGAGTGCTTCGGCCTCGTCGAGTTCGTCGAGCCGCAGCACGACTTCTCGGTCGTCGGCGGAATGGAGGAGGTGAAGAAGGACCTCCTCGTCCTCGCCGACAACATCCGCGAGGGGCGCCGGAGCCGCGTCCCGATGGGGATGCTCTTCACCGGCCCGATGGGGACCGGCAAGACCTTCGTCGCCGAGGCGTTCGCGAAGGAGTGCGGCCTCCCGACGATCAAGCTGAAGAACTTCCGTTCCAAGTGGGTCGGGGCGACGGAGGGGAACCTCGAGCGGATCCTGACCGTCATCAAGGCGATCGGGCAGGTCGTCGTCATCATCGACGAGGGGGACCGGGCGTTCGGAAACACGGACGGCGAAGGGGACGGAGGCACCTCGAGCCGCGTCATCGCGCGGATCAAGGAGTTCATGTCCGACACCTCGAACCGGGGCCGGATCCTCTTCCTCGTCATGACGAACCGCCCCGACAAGCTGGACGTCGACCTGAAGCGCGCCGGGCGGCTCGACCGGAAGATCCCGTTCCTCTACTCGCAGACGCCGCCCGAGGTCGAGGCGGTCGCGAAGGCGCTCGTGAAGAAGAACCGGTTGAAGTCGGACGTCGACCTCTCGACGATCCGCGACACCTTCTCCGCGAAGCTCGTCGGCTACAGCAACGCCGACGTCGAGGCGGTCGTCCTGATGGCGAACGACGACGCGGCCCGCGAGTCGGGAGGCGACGCCTCCGTCACCGCGGCCCACTTCGAGAAGGCCGCCGCCGACTACTTCCCCTCGCGCGACGCCGAGCTGCTCGAGTACATGGAGCTCCTCGCCGTCTTCGAGGCCTCGAGCCGCCGCCTTCTCCCCGCGAAATACGCCCACATGACGCCGGAGGAGCTGGACCTGCGGCTCCGGCTGCTCAGGGCGACGGTCGGGACCCGGAGGTAA
- a CDS encoding sigma-54-dependent Fis family transcriptional regulator translates to MSENRGQILVVDDEPFARTVVRRMLELDGWSVLEARTTKEAGALLSQGPEPVALLLDVLLEGESGLEFLERSREAGLLVPVIVMTSMEDVETAVRAMKGGAYDFLVKPVTPERLRTAIQHAEERRALLSENRDLRKRVRQEAFGRTLVGESPAMKALFAEMERVVETDIAVCLLGETGTGKELVARWLHESGPRAKGPFVDINCAAIPETLIESELFGHEKGAFTGAAGRHRGKLEQADGGTLFLDELGEMAHPTQARLLRVLQEKTLVRVGGSETVPYNARLISATQRDLTAAVQEGRFREDLYFRVVVYPLRLPPLRERTEDIPLLVHHFVRIFRASTGRAVEGVTPEALVTLEAYAWPGNVRELQNAVFRAVVSARGPFLTTADFPDLSPDRVPRYLPRPYPPRSDDPVPAGAAAPVAAPGLDTSHRLVTMEDHERAAIQQALDLSNGSVRAAADRLQVARSTLYRRIRALGLSAAS, encoded by the coding sequence ATGTCGGAAAACCGCGGCCAGATTCTCGTCGTCGACGATGAGCCCTTCGCCAGGACGGTGGTCCGACGGATGCTCGAGCTCGACGGCTGGTCCGTCCTCGAGGCCCGCACGACGAAGGAGGCCGGCGCCCTGCTCTCGCAGGGCCCCGAGCCCGTCGCTCTCCTGCTCGACGTCCTCCTCGAGGGCGAGAGCGGCCTCGAGTTCCTCGAGCGCTCCCGGGAGGCCGGGCTCCTCGTCCCGGTCATCGTCATGACGTCGATGGAGGACGTCGAGACGGCCGTGAGGGCGATGAAGGGGGGCGCCTACGACTTCCTCGTCAAGCCGGTGACGCCCGAGCGGCTCCGCACCGCCATCCAGCACGCAGAGGAGCGCCGCGCCCTTCTCTCCGAGAACCGGGACCTGCGGAAACGCGTGCGGCAGGAGGCCTTCGGCCGGACGCTCGTCGGAGAGAGCCCGGCGATGAAGGCCCTCTTCGCGGAGATGGAGCGGGTGGTCGAGACCGACATCGCCGTGTGCCTCCTCGGGGAGACGGGAACGGGCAAGGAGCTCGTCGCCCGGTGGCTCCACGAGAGCGGGCCCCGGGCGAAGGGGCCCTTCGTCGACATCAACTGCGCGGCCATCCCGGAGACGCTCATCGAGAGCGAGCTCTTCGGGCACGAGAAGGGGGCCTTCACCGGGGCCGCCGGCCGTCACAGGGGAAAGCTCGAGCAGGCGGACGGCGGCACGCTCTTCCTCGACGAGCTCGGGGAGATGGCCCACCCGACGCAGGCCCGCCTCCTGCGCGTCCTTCAGGAGAAGACCCTCGTGCGGGTCGGCGGGAGCGAGACCGTTCCGTACAACGCCCGGCTCATCTCGGCGACGCAGCGCGACCTGACGGCCGCCGTACAGGAGGGGCGCTTCCGCGAGGACCTCTACTTCCGGGTCGTCGTCTATCCGCTCCGCCTTCCCCCGCTCCGGGAGCGGACGGAGGACATCCCCCTCCTCGTCCACCACTTCGTCCGGATCTTCCGGGCGAGCACGGGACGCGCCGTGGAGGGGGTCACGCCCGAAGCGCTCGTCACCCTCGAGGCCTACGCCTGGCCGGGCAACGTGCGCGAGCTCCAGAACGCCGTCTTCCGCGCCGTCGTCTCGGCTCGCGGGCCGTTCCTGACGACCGCCGACTTCCCCGACCTTTCCCCCGACCGGGTCCCGCGGTACCTGCCGCGTCCCTACCCGCCCCGATCCGACGACCCTGTGCCTGCTGGCGCCGCTGCGCCCGTGGCGGCTCCGGGCCTGGACACCTCTCACCGGCTCGTCACGATGGAGGACCACGAGAGGGCCGCCATCCAGCAGGCGCTCGACCTCTCGAACGGGAGCGTGCGCGCCGCGGCCGACCGGCTCCAGGTCGCGCGCTCGACGCTCTACCGGCGTATCCGGGCGCTCGGCCTGTCCGCCGCCTCCTGA
- a CDS encoding ABC transporter permease, producing the protein MSTRGLFALRAPLPKATALVLGFVMPALVLAVWCVLSYGGLAPPDFLPSPTEVVKGTLQLFLQYDLLQAILVSTRRIALAFLLASAVALPLGILMGAFTPVNRLFEPIVSPLRYMPISAFIPLLILWFGIYEKQKIAFLFLGVFVYLLPVVVTAIRAVPEEYVQTALTLGASRGQVIRTVLLPAAAPEIFDSFRVMNAISWTYVILAEAVNPEHGLGYMVELARTHQKASWSFAGLLVIGGIGLLTDLLISTTSRLLFRWREASS; encoded by the coding sequence TTGAGTACTCGAGGCCTCTTCGCGCTCCGGGCGCCGTTGCCGAAGGCGACGGCGCTCGTCCTCGGCTTCGTCATGCCGGCGCTCGTCCTCGCCGTCTGGTGCGTCCTCAGCTACGGGGGGCTCGCGCCTCCCGACTTCCTCCCCTCTCCGACCGAGGTCGTGAAGGGAACGCTGCAGCTCTTCCTCCAGTACGACCTCCTGCAGGCGATCCTCGTCTCGACGCGGCGGATCGCGCTCGCCTTCCTTCTGGCATCAGCCGTAGCCCTGCCGCTCGGAATCCTCATGGGCGCCTTCACTCCGGTGAACCGGCTCTTCGAGCCGATCGTGTCGCCGCTGCGCTACATGCCGATCTCGGCGTTCATCCCGCTCCTCATCCTCTGGTTCGGCATCTACGAGAAGCAGAAGATCGCGTTCCTCTTCCTCGGCGTGTTCGTCTACCTCCTCCCCGTCGTGGTGACGGCGATCCGCGCCGTTCCCGAGGAGTACGTCCAGACGGCGCTGACGCTCGGCGCCTCGCGCGGGCAGGTGATCCGGACCGTCCTCCTCCCGGCCGCCGCGCCCGAGATCTTCGACTCGTTCCGCGTCATGAACGCGATCTCGTGGACCTACGTCATCCTCGCCGAGGCGGTGAACCCCGAGCACGGTCTCGGCTACATGGTCGAGCTGGCCCGGACGCACCAGAAGGCGTCGTGGTCGTTCGCGGGCCTCCTCGTCATCGGGGGGATCGGCCTCCTGACCGATCTCCTCATCTCGACCACTTCCCGGCTCCTCTTCCGCTGGCGCGAGGCGTCGTCGTGA
- a CDS encoding OmpA family protein, whose amino-acid sequence MKLTPFAKLFVTVVVLGVLGYAFWHYKGDTVRKWAGAEKGAAADRNAGVDAADFDALKNAPADAERGKGSEGVTGAALGGAGKLGRPLVVGINTWAGHAPGVVFNAGMDPSPASGYTKKYGLDVKFVLLEDPAAKLAAFRKGDIDIMWNTVDNWAREASILAEQNAKAKSILLQDWSRGGDGIVSLASITSIEGLKGRKVACTQFTPSHFLLLYLLSQSGLTPEDRAAVEKAIVFTQDAPAAAAMFKARQVDAAVTWEPDLSSAVEARGDEAHVLVSTAAATNIIADTLCARQDLIDAYPETVRDFVHGWFDGIEMMKADPAASYNVVGKALKLDEETVSGMLSGLKLTPYADNAQFYGLTGGKAHYDTLFDTAFVIWRKKGLVTKPVNAKEWADTRFLGALASAYQTQKVEEPKVAAKAPSASDRAIINKQIQIHFTPNSDEIMGGSYFVLDALGETMTSFGNTYLRVEGNTDATGKSSANMLLSERRALAVRNYVLKNFPNIEASRFQTIGKGSANPVADNTTEAGRQLNRRTDIKVVLATN is encoded by the coding sequence ATGAAGCTCACCCCGTTCGCGAAACTCTTCGTCACCGTCGTCGTTCTCGGCGTCCTCGGATACGCCTTCTGGCACTACAAGGGCGACACCGTCCGCAAGTGGGCCGGCGCCGAGAAGGGCGCCGCCGCCGACAGGAACGCGGGCGTCGACGCGGCCGACTTCGACGCCCTGAAGAACGCCCCGGCCGACGCCGAGCGCGGCAAGGGCTCCGAGGGCGTCACGGGCGCGGCGCTCGGCGGGGCCGGCAAGCTCGGCCGGCCGCTCGTCGTCGGCATCAACACCTGGGCGGGCCACGCGCCGGGCGTCGTCTTCAACGCCGGCATGGACCCCTCCCCGGCCTCGGGCTACACGAAGAAGTACGGCCTCGACGTGAAGTTCGTCCTCCTCGAGGACCCGGCGGCCAAGCTCGCCGCGTTCCGCAAGGGCGACATCGACATCATGTGGAACACGGTGGACAACTGGGCGCGCGAGGCGTCGATCCTGGCCGAGCAGAACGCGAAGGCGAAGTCGATCCTCCTGCAGGACTGGTCCCGCGGCGGAGACGGCATCGTCTCCCTCGCCTCGATCACCTCGATCGAAGGCCTCAAGGGCAGGAAAGTCGCCTGCACGCAGTTCACCCCGTCCCACTTCCTCCTCCTCTACCTCCTCTCGCAGTCGGGCCTGACCCCCGAGGACCGGGCCGCCGTCGAGAAGGCGATCGTCTTCACGCAGGACGCCCCCGCCGCCGCCGCCATGTTCAAGGCGCGGCAGGTCGACGCGGCCGTCACCTGGGAGCCGGACCTCTCCTCCGCCGTCGAGGCGCGCGGAGACGAGGCGCACGTCCTCGTCTCCACGGCCGCCGCCACGAACATCATCGCCGACACCCTCTGTGCCCGGCAGGACCTGATCGACGCATACCCCGAGACCGTCCGCGACTTCGTCCACGGCTGGTTCGACGGGATCGAGATGATGAAGGCCGACCCCGCCGCCTCGTACAACGTCGTCGGCAAGGCGCTGAAGCTCGACGAGGAGACCGTCTCGGGGATGCTCTCGGGCCTCAAGCTCACCCCGTACGCCGACAACGCCCAGTTCTACGGGCTGACCGGCGGCAAGGCGCACTACGACACCCTCTTCGACACGGCGTTCGTCATCTGGCGGAAGAAGGGGCTCGTCACCAAGCCGGTCAACGCGAAGGAGTGGGCCGATACCCGGTTCCTCGGCGCGCTGGCCTCCGCCTACCAGACGCAGAAGGTCGAGGAGCCGAAGGTCGCCGCCAAGGCCCCGTCGGCCTCGGACCGGGCGATCATCAACAAGCAGATCCAGATCCACTTCACGCCCAACAGCGACGAGATCATGGGCGGCTCGTACTTCGTCCTCGACGCCCTCGGCGAGACGATGACCTCGTTCGGGAACACCTACCTGCGCGTCGAGGGGAACACCGACGCCACCGGGAAGTCCTCGGCGAACATGCTCCTGTCGGAGCGGCGCGCCCTCGCGGTGAGGAACTACGTCCTGAAGAACTTCCCGAACATCGAGGCGAGCCGCTTCCAGACGATCGGGAAGGGCTCGGCGAACCCGGTCGCCGACAACACCACCGAGGCCGGCCGCCAGCTCAACCGCCGGACCGACATCAAGGTCGTCCTGGCGACGAACTGA
- a CDS encoding ABC transporter ATP-binding protein translates to MSATAPAAAHRLSVQDVSVTYIGRGGEKTEAVRDVSFDIVDKPGAGEIVVFLGPSGCGKSTILKAVAGLLPPTKGRVLLDGQPIGEPGRDRGMVFQAYTSFGWLTVQENVEYGLKLQGIAPKERGERAREVLKEVGLLDFAGRFPKDLSGGMKQRVAIARTLVNKPRVVLMDEPFGALDPMTRWGMQGLLLDVSRIEDNTILFVTHDVSEAVYLADTCYVLSSRPARILHRVDIPSFAERDVHLKSSDAFRAIEKRLLDMLYAPQPAA, encoded by the coding sequence GTGAGCGCGACCGCGCCGGCGGCCGCGCACCGCCTCTCGGTCCAGGACGTCTCGGTCACCTACATCGGCCGCGGTGGCGAGAAGACCGAGGCGGTCCGCGACGTCTCCTTCGACATCGTCGACAAGCCGGGAGCGGGCGAGATCGTCGTCTTCCTCGGTCCCTCCGGGTGCGGCAAGTCGACGATCCTCAAGGCCGTGGCCGGCCTCCTCCCGCCGACGAAGGGAAGGGTCCTCCTCGACGGGCAGCCGATCGGCGAGCCGGGGCGGGACCGGGGGATGGTCTTCCAGGCCTACACCTCGTTCGGCTGGCTCACGGTGCAGGAGAACGTCGAGTACGGCCTGAAGCTCCAGGGGATCGCGCCGAAAGAGCGCGGCGAGCGGGCGCGCGAGGTCCTGAAGGAAGTCGGCCTCCTCGACTTCGCGGGGCGCTTCCCGAAGGACCTCTCGGGAGGAATGAAGCAGCGGGTCGCCATCGCGCGGACGCTCGTCAACAAGCCGCGCGTCGTCCTGATGGACGAGCCGTTCGGGGCGCTCGACCCGATGACGCGCTGGGGAATGCAGGGGCTCCTCCTCGACGTCTCGCGGATCGAGGACAACACGATCCTCTTCGTCACGCACGACGTCTCCGAGGCGGTCTACCTCGCCGACACCTGCTACGTCCTCTCCTCGAGGCCCGCACGCATCCTCCACCGGGTCGACATCCCGAGCTTCGCCGAGCGCGACGTCCACCTGAAGTCGTCGGACGCGTTCCGGGCGATCGAGAAGAGGCTCCTCGACATGCTCTACGCCCCGCAGCCGGCGGCGTAG
- a CDS encoding PspA/IM30 family protein, with product MANVGFFARIGNLWKGFLSIWISDVEKEHPEIAYENAINSMVEKYTKLKTATASIIRRREDIDERLKKATRELAQTEAELNAAVETGQDDLAVILIQKKNQLEADITEMRADMDTASKDAESAKTSLLQVQGEIKKLKAERDTMLARMQSAQARLKIQEQLDGLSVDAEVKALENVRDHIKTTVAAANLGKELSETSLDGRLAALKTQAGDVQAKQQLAELKAKRAAAQAAQGQKTM from the coding sequence ATGGCCAACGTCGGTTTCTTCGCGCGGATCGGCAACCTCTGGAAAGGGTTCCTCTCGATCTGGATCTCGGACGTCGAGAAGGAGCACCCGGAGATCGCCTACGAGAACGCCATCAACTCGATGGTGGAGAAGTACACGAAGCTCAAGACGGCGACCGCGTCCATCATCCGGCGCCGCGAGGACATCGACGAGCGCCTCAAGAAGGCGACGCGCGAGCTGGCCCAGACCGAGGCCGAGCTGAACGCGGCCGTCGAGACGGGGCAGGACGACCTCGCCGTCATCCTGATCCAGAAGAAGAACCAGCTCGAGGCCGACATCACCGAGATGCGGGCCGACATGGACACCGCTTCCAAGGACGCCGAGTCGGCAAAGACCTCGCTGCTGCAGGTGCAGGGCGAGATCAAGAAGCTCAAGGCCGAGCGCGACACGATGCTCGCCCGGATGCAGTCGGCGCAGGCCCGCCTCAAGATCCAGGAGCAGCTCGACGGCCTCTCGGTCGACGCCGAGGTGAAGGCGCTCGAGAACGTCCGCGACCACATCAAGACGACGGTCGCCGCCGCGAACCTCGGCAAGGAGCTCTCCGAGACCTCGCTCGACGGGCGCCTCGCGGCGCTGAAGACCCAGGCGGGAGACGTTCAGGCCAAGCAGCAGCTCGCGGAGCTGAAGGCGAAGAGGGCCGCCGCGCAGGCGGCGCAGGGACAGAAAACGATGTGA
- a CDS encoding dehydrogenase E1 component subunit alpha/beta, translated as MPMATEVSTPPQTPFHGLSPDDLVRAYRIALTARRLDDREIQLKRQNRIFFQISGAGHEAVQVAAALLMKPGVDWLFPYYRDRALCLGLGVTPLEMLLTAVGAKAGEASAGRQMPSHWGSRRLNIFTTSSPTASECLPGVGVAEAGRFLARPESRGFLAATSGFGKDEVSVVTIGEGSTSEGEFWEALNAATTRKLPVLFLVEDNKFAISTPVEVNTPGGSISKVVRGYPGLFLAETDGCDFLASYDALKWAFAYCRERKGPALVHAHVVRPYSHSLSDDDRLYRTEEERKKDAELDPLGRMETLLLKHGLLDAAGLEALKAEVEAELIAATDTALASPQPDAGELFSHVFSPDADPASAAFDTEASPAFSGNPTTMVDLINAALKDEMRRDGRVVVWGQDVADATREEVLAECKGKGGVFKVTSGLQKAFGGDRVFNAPLAEATIVGTALGWAARGLKPVVEIQFFDYIWPAMQQLRDELATVRWRSGGTWKCPVVVRVAIGGYLTGGGPYHSQSGEVAFTHIPGLRVVYPSNALDANGLLRTAIRCDDPVLFLEHKHLYRQTHNKGANPGPDYMVPFGKAKTVRPGRDATLVTYGATVFRSVVAARKIAEDSGKEVEVIDLRSLAPYDFGAIAESVKRTSRLLVVHEDWQTHGFGAEVAARAADELFERLDAPVRRVGAKDVFCGYAPQLEDATLPQSADIEQALRDLLAY; from the coding sequence ATGCCGATGGCGACCGAAGTCTCGACCCCGCCCCAGACGCCGTTCCACGGCCTGTCGCCGGACGATCTCGTCCGGGCGTACCGGATTGCGCTCACCGCCCGTCGGCTCGACGATCGGGAGATCCAGCTCAAGAGGCAGAACCGGATCTTCTTCCAGATCAGCGGCGCGGGGCACGAGGCGGTCCAGGTCGCCGCGGCCCTCCTGATGAAGCCGGGGGTCGACTGGCTCTTCCCCTACTACCGGGACCGTGCGCTCTGTCTCGGCCTCGGCGTCACCCCTCTGGAGATGCTCCTCACGGCCGTCGGCGCGAAGGCGGGCGAGGCCTCGGCGGGGCGGCAGATGCCCTCCCACTGGGGCTCGCGGCGGCTGAACATCTTCACGACCTCCTCGCCCACGGCCTCGGAGTGCCTGCCAGGCGTCGGCGTCGCCGAGGCGGGGCGATTCCTCGCCCGGCCCGAATCGCGGGGATTCCTCGCCGCCACGTCGGGCTTCGGCAAGGACGAGGTCTCCGTCGTCACGATCGGCGAGGGGTCGACCTCCGAGGGTGAGTTCTGGGAGGCGCTGAACGCCGCCACCACCCGCAAGCTCCCGGTCCTCTTCCTCGTCGAGGACAACAAGTTCGCCATCTCGACCCCGGTCGAGGTGAACACGCCGGGCGGGTCGATCTCGAAGGTCGTCCGCGGCTACCCCGGGCTGTTCCTCGCCGAGACGGACGGCTGCGACTTCCTCGCCTCCTACGACGCGCTGAAGTGGGCCTTCGCCTACTGCCGCGAGCGGAAGGGGCCGGCCCTCGTCCACGCCCACGTCGTCCGCCCCTACTCGCACTCCCTTTCCGACGACGACCGGCTCTACCGGACGGAAGAGGAGCGGAAGAAGGACGCCGAGCTCGACCCGCTGGGGCGGATGGAGACGCTCCTCCTGAAGCACGGCCTCCTCGACGCGGCCGGCCTCGAGGCCCTGAAGGCCGAGGTCGAAGCGGAGCTGATCGCCGCCACGGACACGGCGCTCGCGAGCCCGCAGCCCGATGCCGGCGAGCTCTTCTCGCACGTCTTCTCGCCCGACGCCGACCCGGCGTCCGCGGCCTTCGACACGGAGGCCTCCCCCGCCTTCTCCGGGAACCCGACGACGATGGTCGACCTGATCAACGCCGCGCTGAAGGACGAGATGCGGCGCGACGGACGCGTCGTCGTCTGGGGCCAGGACGTGGCCGACGCGACCCGCGAGGAGGTCCTCGCCGAGTGCAAGGGAAAGGGCGGCGTCTTCAAGGTCACCTCGGGCCTGCAGAAAGCCTTCGGCGGCGACCGGGTCTTCAACGCGCCGCTCGCCGAGGCGACGATCGTCGGAACGGCTCTCGGCTGGGCCGCGCGCGGCCTGAAGCCCGTCGTCGAGATCCAGTTCTTCGACTACATCTGGCCCGCCATGCAGCAGCTGCGCGACGAGCTCGCGACGGTGCGCTGGCGCTCGGGCGGCACGTGGAAGTGCCCCGTCGTCGTCCGCGTCGCCATCGGCGGCTACCTCACCGGCGGCGGGCCGTACCACTCGCAGTCCGGCGAGGTCGCGTTCACCCACATTCCCGGGTTGCGCGTCGTCTACCCCTCGAACGCCCTCGACGCCAACGGTCTCCTGCGCACCGCCATCCGGTGCGACGACCCGGTCCTCTTCCTCGAGCACAAGCACCTCTACCGCCAGACGCACAACAAGGGCGCGAACCCGGGGCCGGACTACATGGTCCCGTTCGGGAAGGCGAAGACCGTGCGGCCGGGCCGCGACGCGACGCTCGTCACCTACGGAGCCACCGTCTTCCGGAGCGTCGTGGCGGCGCGGAAGATCGCCGAGGACTCGGGGAAGGAGGTCGAGGTGATCGACCTGCGCTCCCTCGCCCCCTACGACTTCGGTGCGATCGCCGAGAGCGTGAAGCGGACGAGCCGCCTCCTCGTCGTCCACGAGGACTGGCAGACCCACGGCTTCGGGGCCGAGGTGGCCGCGCGGGCGGCCGACGAGCTCTTCGAGCGGCTCGACGCGCCGGTGCGGCGCGTGGGCGCGAAGGACGTCTTCTGCGGCTATGCGCCGCAGCTGGAGGACGCCACGCTCCCGCAGAGCGCGGACATCGAGCAGGCCCTGCGGGACCTCCTCGCATACTGA